In the Flagellimonas sp. MMG031 genome, one interval contains:
- a CDS encoding DsrE family protein, which translates to MKFQQFSVFLLFFTGFYAFSQQTQTGPIIQDYGAVWEIENPDFATDKSQEFKVVFDVKVGPESDTEVNRNLNTVARFLNMHAQHGVPASQLKVALIVHGTAARNLLTDEGHQQRYGVPNPNRELVEQLMEANVEVIMCGQSSKTRDLPKEELIPGVKIALSAMTANIQLQNQGYRPINL; encoded by the coding sequence ATGAAATTTCAACAATTTTCGGTATTTCTTCTTTTTTTTACAGGATTTTATGCGTTTTCACAGCAGACCCAAACAGGTCCCATCATTCAGGACTACGGTGCCGTTTGGGAAATTGAAAATCCCGACTTTGCAACGGACAAATCGCAGGAGTTCAAAGTGGTTTTTGATGTAAAGGTTGGTCCGGAATCCGACACCGAGGTCAACAGAAACCTAAACACCGTTGCCCGCTTTTTAAACATGCATGCACAGCATGGTGTGCCAGCCTCTCAACTAAAGGTAGCCCTAATCGTTCATGGGACGGCTGCCAGGAACCTATTGACCGATGAAGGCCATCAACAACGTTATGGTGTTCCTAATCCCAACCGTGAGCTTGTGGAGCAATTAATGGAAGCCAATGTGGAGGTGATCATGTGCGGGCAGTCCTCAAAAACCAGGGACCTACCCAAGGAAGAACTCATTCCAGGGGTGAAAATAGCCCTATCGGCCATGACAGCCAACATTCAGCTACAAAACCAAGGATACCGACCTATTAACCTTTAA
- a CDS encoding amidohydrolase: MKKFLALAVCFASMGIYAQEHGLENDIAAVESKVIEWRRDIHQHPELSNREFKTAEKIAAHLKSLGMEVQTGVAHTGVVGLLKGDHPGKVVALRADIDALPVTERNDLPFKSEVKSEYLGEEVGVMHACGHDTHIAILMGTAEVLAKNKDKIHGTVKFIFQPAEEGAPPGEEGGAALMVKEGVLENPKVDAIYGLHIGSYLPVGHIAYKPGGALAAAQRFVVKIKGKQSHGSQPWGGVDPIYVASKIVDGFQSIISRELELTKEAAVITVGKISGGVRNNIIPESAELIGTIRTLDYDMQKQVNERMKGMASTIAKAYRAEAIVEIDKGVPITYNDVDLTAASLPSLQQVAGEDNVHLIKAITGAEDFSFYQEKIPGFFYILGGKDPNAGPDDHFPHHTPDFKIDDSGLQLGVKAMTEIALDYLDRSK; this comes from the coding sequence ATGAAGAAATTTTTAGCACTTGCCGTATGTTTCGCAAGTATGGGTATATATGCCCAAGAACATGGACTTGAAAATGATATTGCCGCCGTGGAATCGAAAGTCATCGAATGGCGACGCGACATCCACCAACATCCAGAGCTCAGTAACCGCGAGTTCAAGACCGCTGAAAAAATTGCAGCGCACCTAAAATCTTTGGGGATGGAAGTGCAAACAGGAGTTGCACATACGGGCGTTGTAGGTTTGCTCAAGGGAGACCATCCTGGAAAAGTGGTTGCTTTGAGGGCTGACATTGATGCGCTACCCGTTACCGAACGTAACGATTTGCCCTTTAAATCAGAAGTGAAATCTGAATACTTGGGCGAAGAGGTGGGCGTTATGCACGCCTGTGGGCATGATACCCATATCGCCATTTTGATGGGCACTGCCGAGGTATTGGCCAAAAACAAGGACAAAATCCATGGAACCGTCAAATTCATTTTCCAGCCTGCCGAGGAAGGCGCACCTCCTGGAGAGGAAGGCGGTGCTGCACTCATGGTAAAGGAAGGAGTGCTTGAAAATCCCAAAGTGGATGCCATTTATGGGCTTCATATTGGTTCCTATCTTCCTGTGGGACATATTGCCTATAAACCAGGAGGTGCTCTGGCAGCTGCCCAGCGGTTTGTGGTAAAAATTAAAGGAAAGCAGTCGCACGGTTCCCAACCTTGGGGCGGTGTTGACCCGATTTACGTCGCTTCCAAAATTGTGGATGGATTCCAATCTATCATTAGTCGCGAATTGGAACTGACCAAGGAGGCCGCAGTAATCACCGTTGGAAAAATAAGTGGAGGGGTCCGAAACAACATCATTCCGGAAAGTGCCGAACTCATCGGAACCATTCGAACCTTGGATTACGATATGCAAAAGCAGGTTAACGAACGAATGAAAGGAATGGCATCCACCATTGCCAAAGCTTACCGTGCCGAGGCCATTGTGGAAATTGACAAAGGGGTGCCTATCACTTACAATGATGTAGACCTTACCGCTGCTTCACTGCCCAGTTTGCAACAAGTGGCAGGAGAAGACAACGTGCATTTGATCAAGGCCATAACCGGAGCAGAGGATTTTTCGTTTTATCAGGAGAAAATTCCGGGCTTCTTTTATATTTTGGGGGGAAAGGACCCCAATGCTGGCCCAGATGATCATTTTCCGCACCACACTCCTGACTTTAAAATTGATGATAGTGGCCTGCAGCTAGGGGTAAAAGCCATGACGGAAATCGCATTGGATTATTTGGATAGAAGCAAATAG
- a CDS encoding FMN-binding glutamate synthase family protein, translated as MHSFLDFIGYIPWWAWVLIFLFSVAIRDIFFQKAHTISHNYPIVGHLRYWLESIGPEMRQYFVANNREELPFNRIERSWIYASAKKENNYEGFGTDRDIYKHQHIFIKNAMIGFQMPETHPNKKKPYFLPCAKVMGAYNQRRKPYRPASIINVSAMSFGSLSAAAIESLNKGVEQCGAYHNTGEGGLSPYHKQGGDVIFHFGTGYFGVRSREGGFSMDKLKVLVDENPCIKAIEIKLSQGAKPGKGGVLPGSKITHELADIRGVEVGKDVISPPTHKAFSNIPELLELIESIAEETGLPVGIKAAIGKIEQWEELADLMKKKGKGPDFITIDGGEGGTGAAPPSFADHVSLPWTYGFSKVYSLFMEHGLTERIVFIGSGKLGFPGKAAMAFAMGADCINVAREAMMSIGCIQAQVCHTNRCPTGVATQNKWLQKGINVPLKSDRLAQYFKTFRKELLEITHAAGYEHPCQFNMDDVQVNVDDDYLSSDLKSVYGYQKEKVNFNSMQQLFDCEHLGGKKALEKTF; from the coding sequence ATGCATTCATTCCTTGATTTTATCGGTTACATTCCCTGGTGGGCCTGGGTTTTGATTTTTTTGTTCTCGGTCGCTATACGTGATATCTTTTTTCAAAAGGCACATACGATATCACATAATTATCCTATTGTGGGACATCTTAGGTACTGGCTGGAAAGTATAGGCCCCGAAATGCGCCAGTACTTCGTAGCTAATAATCGGGAGGAGCTTCCATTCAACCGTATTGAGCGAAGTTGGATTTATGCATCAGCAAAAAAAGAGAACAATTATGAAGGTTTCGGAACGGATAGGGATATTTACAAGCACCAGCATATTTTTATAAAAAATGCAATGATCGGATTCCAAATGCCCGAAACGCACCCCAACAAAAAGAAACCTTATTTCTTGCCCTGCGCCAAAGTAATGGGTGCTTATAACCAGCGTAGAAAACCATATCGCCCGGCTTCTATTATCAATGTTTCGGCCATGAGTTTTGGGTCGCTATCCGCTGCTGCCATTGAATCGTTGAACAAAGGTGTAGAACAATGTGGAGCTTATCACAATACAGGAGAAGGAGGACTTTCTCCTTACCACAAACAAGGCGGTGACGTTATTTTTCATTTTGGTACAGGCTATTTTGGTGTTCGCTCAAGGGAAGGTGGCTTTTCCATGGACAAATTAAAAGTGCTGGTAGATGAAAATCCTTGTATCAAGGCCATTGAGATCAAACTTTCCCAAGGTGCAAAACCGGGTAAGGGCGGAGTACTTCCCGGCTCCAAAATCACCCATGAACTCGCTGATATACGGGGAGTAGAGGTAGGTAAAGATGTAATCTCCCCTCCTACCCACAAAGCATTTAGCAATATTCCCGAGCTTTTGGAATTGATTGAATCCATTGCCGAAGAAACTGGTCTTCCAGTTGGAATAAAGGCGGCTATTGGTAAAATTGAGCAATGGGAGGAGCTAGCAGATTTGATGAAAAAGAAAGGGAAAGGACCTGATTTCATCACGATTGATGGTGGCGAAGGAGGAACCGGAGCCGCACCTCCAAGCTTTGCAGACCATGTCTCATTACCGTGGACGTACGGGTTTTCCAAAGTGTACAGCCTTTTCATGGAGCACGGACTAACGGAGCGCATCGTATTTATAGGTAGCGGTAAATTGGGGTTCCCAGGGAAAGCCGCAATGGCGTTTGCCATGGGAGCAGATTGTATCAATGTAGCACGAGAGGCCATGATGAGCATTGGCTGTATTCAGGCGCAAGTATGCCATACCAATAGATGCCCCACCGGTGTTGCGACCCAAAACAAATGGCTGCAAAAGGGCATCAATGTACCTCTAAAATCCGATAGGTTGGCGCAATACTTCAAAACCTTTCGAAAGGAGTTGTTGGAGATTACCCATGCCGCAGGTTATGAACATCCCTGCCAATTTAATATGGATGATGTGCAAGTAAATGTGGATGATGATTATCTTAGCAGCGATTTAAAGTCTGTTTATGGTTATCAAAAGGAAAAAGTGAATTTTAATTCAATGCAACAACTTTTTGATTGCGAACATTTAGGCGGAAAAAAAGCTTTGGAAAAAACGTTTTAA